The following coding sequences are from one Seonamhaeicola sp. ML3 window:
- the porQ gene encoding type IX secretion system protein PorQ yields the protein MLRKIITFCCVCFSASIYAQIGGENTYQFLSLIASPRQAALGGKVLTNVDYDVTQGLFNPATINVEMDNQLALNYVNYLGDIGYGTAAYAYTIDRRTQTFHVGATYINYGSFDGYDEQGNPTGTFSGGESALSVGYSRQIGYSDFYLGGNVKFISSKLEQYTSIGAAVDVGLIYINEYLDFNAALVVRNFGTQITTYAGLQETLPFEVSLGLSQRLEHVPIRWHVTFENLQEWPISRPNPARVTSDLSGNQFSENIGFFGQLIRHTIVGAEIFPEGGFNIRLGYNFRRGEELRIVDQRNFSGLSAGISIKMNKMRFSYTHAKYTSAANSNFFGLQIDLN from the coding sequence ATGCTAAGAAAAATTATCACTTTTTGTTGCGTTTGTTTTAGTGCCTCAATTTATGCTCAAATTGGAGGGGAAAACACGTATCAATTTCTCAGTTTAATTGCTTCTCCTCGACAAGCAGCATTAGGTGGTAAAGTTTTAACTAATGTAGATTACGATGTTACTCAAGGGTTGTTCAATCCGGCCACAATCAATGTTGAAATGGATAATCAACTGGCATTGAATTATGTAAATTATCTTGGAGATATTGGGTACGGTACTGCAGCTTACGCTTACACTATAGACAGGCGCACCCAAACATTTCATGTTGGTGCCACTTACATTAACTACGGTTCTTTTGATGGTTATGACGAACAGGGCAACCCCACTGGTACTTTTTCTGGAGGTGAATCTGCGTTGTCTGTCGGTTACTCTAGGCAAATAGGCTATTCGGATTTTTATTTAGGGGGAAATGTGAAATTTATCAGTTCCAAATTAGAACAATATACCTCTATTGGTGCCGCTGTTGATGTCGGGTTGATATATATTAACGAATACCTAGATTTCAATGCGGCTTTGGTCGTTAGGAATTTTGGGACTCAAATAACGACCTACGCAGGATTGCAGGAAACTTTACCATTCGAAGTTAGTCTTGGGTTATCCCAAAGGCTGGAGCATGTGCCCATTCGTTGGCATGTTACCTTCGAAAACTTACAAGAATGGCCAATATCAAGACCTAATCCGGCAAGAGTTACTAGTGACTTGAGTGGTAATCAGTTTAGTGAAAACATTGGTTTCTTTGGGCAATTAATCAGGCATACAATAGTAGGGGCAGAAATATTTCCAGAAGGAGGATTCAACATCAGGCTCGGTTATAACTTTAGAAGGGGTGAGGAACTCAGGATAGTTGACCAAAGAAACTTCTCTGGTTTATCGGCTGGAATTTCCATTAAAATGAATAAAATGCGTTTTAGTTACACGCATGCTAAATACACCAGTGCAGCAAACTCCAATTTCTTTGGGTTGCAAATTGATTTGAATTAA
- the lon gene encoding endopeptidase La: MKKSNFMTLDSLSLQEFDENSELIPLMTPEDEEEMNNEELPKTLPILSLRNTVLFPGVVIPITAGRDKSIKLIKDANKGSKVIGVVAQKDESVENPTSKDINETGTVARILRVLKMPDGNVTVIIQGKKRFKVAEVLTEEPYMNATIRDLPEAKPTVNNDEFTAIIESIKDLALEIIKESPNIPSEASFAIKNIESNSFLVNFVSSNMNLSVAEKQNLLEINDLKQRALATLKHMNVEFQRLELKNDIQSKVQMDMSQQQREYFLHQQMKTIQEELGGVSHDEEIDEMRARAKDKLWDEKVAKHFDKEIGKLQRMNPQVAEYSIQRNYLELFLDLPWNEFSEDKFDLKRAKSILDRDHYGLDDVKRRIIEYLAVLKLRNDMKSPILCLYGPPGVGKTSLGKSIAEALGREYVRISLGGLRDEAEIRGHRKTYIGAMPGRIIQSLKKAGTSNPVFVLDEIDKLSNSHQGDPSSAMLEVLDPEQNSEFYDNFLEMGYDLSKVMFVATSNSLATIQPALLDRMEIINVTGYTIEEKVEIAKRHLLPKQLKEHGLTSANLKIGKPQLEKIVEGYTRESGVRGLEKQIAKMVRYAAKNIAMEEEYNVKVSNEDIVEVLGRPKLERDKYENNHVAGVVTGLAWTRVGGDILFIESILSKGKGGLSITGNLGKVMRESATIAMEYIKSNAESFGIDPEVFDKYNVHIHVPEGATPKDGPSAGVTMLTSLVSLFTQRKVKRSLAMTGEITLRGKVLPVGGIKEKILAAKRAKIKEILLCEENRRDIEEIKAEYLKGLTFHYVTDMSEVIELAVTNQKVKKAKKL; the protein is encoded by the coding sequence ATGAAGAAATCTAATTTTATGACGCTTGACAGTTTGTCATTGCAGGAATTCGATGAAAATTCAGAGTTAATTCCTTTAATGACTCCAGAGGATGAGGAAGAGATGAATAATGAGGAGCTTCCTAAAACCTTACCTATTCTATCTCTTAGAAATACGGTATTGTTTCCTGGTGTTGTTATTCCCATCACGGCGGGAAGGGATAAATCCATAAAACTTATTAAAGATGCCAATAAGGGCAGTAAGGTTATTGGTGTTGTAGCTCAAAAGGATGAGTCTGTAGAAAACCCTACATCTAAAGATATCAATGAAACGGGGACTGTAGCAAGAATACTAAGAGTGCTTAAAATGCCAGATGGTAATGTTACGGTTATTATTCAAGGAAAAAAACGTTTTAAGGTCGCCGAAGTTCTTACTGAAGAGCCTTACATGAATGCTACAATTAGGGATTTACCCGAGGCAAAACCTACCGTTAATAACGATGAGTTCACAGCAATAATAGAATCCATTAAGGATTTGGCATTAGAAATCATAAAGGAAAGCCCTAATATACCTAGTGAAGCATCTTTTGCCATAAAGAATATTGAAAGCAATTCCTTTTTGGTGAATTTTGTGTCGTCAAACATGAATCTTTCAGTCGCCGAAAAGCAAAACTTACTTGAAATAAACGACCTGAAACAACGTGCTCTTGCGACGCTTAAACACATGAACGTTGAGTTTCAACGCTTGGAACTAAAGAATGATATTCAGTCTAAGGTTCAAATGGACATGAGCCAACAACAGCGCGAGTATTTCCTGCATCAGCAAATGAAAACTATCCAAGAGGAGTTAGGTGGTGTAAGCCATGATGAGGAGATAGATGAGATGAGAGCAAGAGCTAAGGATAAGCTTTGGGATGAAAAAGTGGCTAAACATTTCGATAAAGAAATAGGGAAGTTACAACGCATGAATCCGCAAGTAGCAGAATATTCCATACAGCGTAATTACTTAGAGCTATTTTTAGATTTACCATGGAATGAATTTAGTGAAGATAAATTCGATTTAAAACGTGCTAAGAGTATCCTAGACAGAGACCATTATGGTTTGGATGATGTAAAGCGTAGAATTATAGAATATTTGGCTGTACTTAAGTTGCGTAACGATATGAAGTCGCCTATTCTATGTCTATATGGGCCTCCGGGAGTTGGTAAAACATCTTTGGGTAAATCTATCGCTGAGGCTCTCGGACGAGAATATGTGAGAATATCGCTAGGTGGTTTACGAGATGAAGCAGAAATTAGAGGGCACAGAAAAACTTATATTGGTGCAATGCCTGGGCGAATCATTCAAAGTTTAAAAAAGGCCGGGACTTCTAATCCAGTATTCGTGTTAGATGAGATTGATAAGCTGTCTAATTCACATCAGGGCGACCCTTCTTCCGCTATGTTAGAAGTTTTAGATCCCGAACAAAATAGTGAGTTCTACGACAATTTCTTAGAAATGGGTTACGATCTTTCTAAAGTTATGTTTGTTGCTACTTCAAATAGTTTAGCAACCATACAGCCAGCATTATTGGACCGTATGGAGATAATAAATGTTACGGGGTATACTATTGAAGAAAAAGTAGAAATCGCCAAGCGCCATTTATTACCTAAACAATTAAAGGAGCATGGTTTAACCAGTGCAAACTTAAAAATAGGAAAGCCACAATTAGAAAAAATTGTGGAAGGTTACACTAGAGAATCTGGTGTTCGTGGTTTAGAAAAGCAAATAGCTAAAATGGTACGTTATGCAGCTAAAAATATAGCTATGGAAGAAGAATACAATGTCAAGGTTTCAAACGAAGACATTGTTGAGGTATTGGGAAGACCTAAGCTAGAACGTGATAAATACGAGAACAATCATGTGGCGGGTGTAGTTACAGGCTTAGCATGGACACGAGTTGGTGGGGATATTCTCTTTATAGAGTCTATTCTTTCTAAAGGGAAAGGCGGATTAAGTATTACGGGTAATCTTGGTAAAGTAATGCGTGAATCGGCTACAATTGCTATGGAATATATAAAATCCAATGCAGAATCGTTTGGAATAGACCCAGAGGTTTTCGATAAATACAATGTACACATTCACGTTCCTGAAGGTGCCACACCCAAGGATGGACCAAGTGCAGGAGTTACGATGTTAACGTCTTTGGTATCCTTATTTACTCAGAGAAAAGTTAAAAGGAGTCTGGCAATGACAGGAGAAATAACATTACGTGGTAAGGTGCTTCCGGTAGGTGGAATCAAAGAAAAGATATTGGCCGCTAAGCGCGCTAAAATCAAGGAAATACTGTTATGCGAGGAAAATAGGAGGGATATTGAGGAAATAAAAGCAGAGTATTTAAAAGGTCTAACTTTCCATTATGTCACAGATATGAGCGAAGTTATTGAATTGGCAGTAACAAATCAAAAAGTTAAAAAGGCTAAGAAGTTATAA
- a CDS encoding lysophospholipid acyltransferase family protein, whose translation MQFLSYIIVYPILWCISKLPFRLLYILSDGLYILLYHVFGYRKKVVTANLKLVFPDKTEAELNAIRKKFYKHLCDMFLEIAKTMSISDKALKQRFAITNPEEFKRLESLNKSIILIFGHYASWEWGIVLQHYINFKGFAVYKKLRNKYFDKLVRDIRTKFKTDLISTKETISTITSTELNGTKSITGFLSDQSPKVSKDVYWGKFMGIETPCFTGAERLAKKLDFSTAYLKINKVKRGFYKAEIITLAENSNAYPDYELTDMFLAELEKQIYEAPEYYFWTHKRWKHKKQ comes from the coding sequence ATGCAATTTCTATCATATATTATTGTTTATCCGATTTTATGGTGTATTTCGAAATTGCCATTTAGATTGCTTTATATCCTATCTGATGGACTATATATTTTACTTTATCACGTTTTTGGATACAGAAAAAAGGTAGTAACCGCTAACCTAAAGCTTGTTTTCCCAGATAAAACAGAAGCAGAACTCAATGCTATTAGAAAAAAGTTCTATAAGCATCTATGCGATATGTTTTTGGAAATAGCCAAAACAATGTCTATTTCAGATAAAGCGTTAAAACAACGCTTTGCTATTACCAACCCAGAAGAGTTTAAGCGGCTTGAAAGCCTGAATAAGAGCATCATTTTAATATTTGGGCATTACGCAAGTTGGGAATGGGGCATTGTATTGCAGCATTACATAAATTTTAAAGGTTTTGCGGTGTACAAAAAACTGAGAAACAAATATTTCGATAAGTTAGTTCGAGACATTCGTACAAAATTCAAAACCGATTTAATAAGTACTAAAGAAACCATAAGCACAATAACCAGTACTGAATTGAATGGCACAAAAAGTATCACTGGTTTTTTAAGCGACCAATCCCCCAAGGTTTCAAAAGATGTGTATTGGGGGAAATTTATGGGCATAGAAACGCCTTGTTTTACCGGAGCCGAACGCTTAGCCAAGAAATTGGATTTCTCAACAGCATACTTAAAAATTAATAAAGTAAAACGTGGATTTTACAAAGCTGAAATTATCACGCTAGCGGAAAACTCTAATGCATATCCCGATTACGAACTAACCGATATGTTTTTAGCTGAACTTGAAAAACAAATTTACGAAGCCCCAGAATATTATTTCTGGACGCATAAACGTTGGAAACATAAAAAGCAATAA
- a CDS encoding rhomboid family intramembrane serine protease produces the protein MGNLDPITIAIIAANVLVSLKGFKDYGFLDKYKFHVGGVQRGEQIRMISSGFLHVDMQHLLFNMITLFFFAGIVIDYLGNGGFVFVYLGSLLLGNLLSLYFHKNEYHYSAVGASGAVTGVLYSAILLRPEMQIIVFVIPMPAYVFGIGYLLYSIYGMKKRIGNIGHDAHFGGAIGGYLITLVLATWIFERNLLMVGLLAIPIVLLFVLKRTGNI, from the coding sequence ATGGGGAATTTAGATCCAATTACAATCGCAATAATTGCAGCCAATGTCTTGGTTTCTTTAAAAGGGTTTAAAGATTATGGCTTCTTAGATAAGTATAAATTTCATGTAGGAGGTGTTCAACGTGGAGAACAAATACGAATGATAAGTTCTGGTTTTTTACATGTTGATATGCAGCACCTTTTGTTCAATATGATAACATTGTTCTTTTTCGCTGGTATAGTTATAGATTATTTGGGTAATGGAGGTTTTGTTTTTGTATACCTTGGAAGTCTTTTACTTGGAAATTTATTATCACTTTATTTTCATAAAAATGAATATCACTATAGTGCTGTAGGGGCTAGTGGAGCTGTAACAGGCGTATTATATTCTGCTATTTTGCTACGACCAGAAATGCAAATTATAGTTTTTGTTATTCCTATGCCGGCCTATGTTTTTGGGATAGGATACTTGTTGTATTCTATATATGGCATGAAAAAGCGTATTGGAAATATAGGCCATGATGCGCACTTTGGTGGTGCTATAGGTGGCTACTTAATTACTTTAGTTTTAGCAACGTGGATATTCGAGAGGAATTTGCTAATGGTGGGCTTGCTAGCTATTCCTATTGTATTACTTTTTGTTTTAAAGCGCACAGGTAATATTTAA
- a CDS encoding ACP phosphodiesterase, which translates to MNYLAHIYLSGDNDLVTLGNFIADGIKGSRYKKYPKNIQIGILLHRHIDTFTDAHKTVRLSTKRLHEKYGHYSGIIVDILYDHFLAKNWNKYSNTPLEVYVENFYSSLNEHYTILPARVQKMMPYLIADNWLLSYASIEGISRVLDGMNRRTKNKSSMNEAINELKTFYTEFENEFTLFFDELISFANEKLEELKVSIS; encoded by the coding sequence ATGAATTATTTGGCCCACATTTATCTATCTGGTGACAACGACCTAGTTACCCTCGGGAATTTTATTGCCGATGGCATTAAAGGAAGCCGCTATAAAAAATACCCTAAAAACATTCAAATTGGCATCCTACTTCATAGACACATCGATACGTTTACTGATGCCCACAAAACCGTAAGACTAAGCACAAAACGACTTCATGAAAAATATGGTCACTATTCTGGTATTATTGTAGACATACTTTATGATCATTTTTTGGCAAAAAACTGGAATAAATATTCAAACACACCATTAGAAGTTTATGTAGAAAATTTTTACTCGTCCCTTAACGAACACTATACCATATTACCAGCACGCGTACAAAAAATGATGCCCTATTTAATTGCAGATAATTGGCTGCTTAGCTATGCTTCTATTGAAGGTATATCACGAGTTTTAGATGGTATGAATAGAAGAACGAAAAACAAATCGAGTATGAATGAAGCTATCAATGAACTCAAGACGTTTTATACCGAATTTGAAAATGAATTCACGTTATTTTTTGATGAACTCATATCTTTTGCTAATGAAAAACTTGAGGAACTAAAAGTGTCGATAAGCTAA
- the uvrA gene encoding excinuclease ABC subunit UvrA: protein MSQFEESIEVKGARAHNLKNIDVSIPREKLVVITGLSGSGKSSLAFDTIYAEGQRRYIETFSAYARQFLGGLERPDVDKIDGLSPVIAIEQKTTSKSPRSTVGTITEIYDFLRLLFARASDAFSYNTGDKMVSYSDEQIKELILKDFKDKRINILAPVIRSRKGHYRELFEQIGKQGFVKVRTDGEIRDIVKGMKLDRYKTHDIEIVIDRLVVNDTIDNDKRLTETINTAMYHGDDVLLVIDQDTNKSRYFSRNLMCPSSGISYPNPEPNNFSFNSPKGACPTCNGIGELYKVNIDKIIPDDSLSIANGAIAPHGPQKSSWIFKQFETIAQRFNFKLTDPYKSIPKEAKEMILYGGKEKFSVASKSLGVTRNYNIDFEGVANFIENQYKTAESTSLKRWAKDYMDKIKCPDCEGSRLKKESLYFKINNKNIAELANTDIAELADWFNDLHNHLSEKQIKIAEEILKEIKSRLQFLLDVGLTYLTLNRSSKSLSGGEAQRIRLATQIGSQLVGVLYILDEPSIGLHQRDNEKLINSLVSLRDIGNSVIVVEHDKDMIERADYVIDIGPKAGKHGGEIISIGNVNDLKTHHTLTADYLNGTKAIEIPKKRRSGNGKFLELKGCTGNNLKNVSVKFPLGKMIGITGVSGSGKSTLINETLYPILNAHYFNGVKKPMPFKSIKGLEHIDKVIDINQSPIGRTPRSNPATYTGTFSEIRALFAKTPEAMIRGYKPGRFSFNVKGGRCETCQGGGLRVIEMNFLPDVYVECETCQGKRFNRETLEIRYKGKSISDVLEMTINEAVDFFEHIPKIYKKLKTIKDVGLGYITLGQQSTTLSGGEAQRIKLATELSKRDTGNTFYILDEPTTGLHFEDIRVLMQVLNKLADKGNTVLIIEHNLDVIKTVDHIIDIGYEGGKGGGQIIVEGTPEEVVKHKKSYTAKFLKKELH, encoded by the coding sequence ATGAGCCAATTTGAGGAGTCTATAGAAGTAAAAGGAGCACGAGCCCATAATCTAAAAAACATTGATGTTTCCATACCAAGAGAGAAACTTGTCGTTATAACGGGTCTATCGGGAAGCGGAAAATCCTCTTTGGCCTTCGATACTATTTATGCTGAAGGACAGCGTAGATATATTGAAACCTTTTCGGCTTACGCCAGACAATTTTTAGGGGGTTTAGAACGACCTGATGTCGATAAAATAGATGGTCTCTCTCCAGTCATTGCAATAGAGCAAAAAACAACAAGTAAATCCCCTCGTTCTACCGTTGGTACCATTACAGAGATTTACGATTTCTTGCGCTTATTATTTGCGAGGGCTAGCGATGCCTTTAGCTATAATACGGGAGATAAAATGGTTAGCTATAGCGATGAGCAAATAAAAGAACTTATTCTTAAAGACTTTAAAGACAAGCGTATCAATATATTAGCTCCAGTAATTAGGTCTAGAAAAGGACATTACCGTGAGTTATTTGAACAAATAGGAAAGCAAGGTTTTGTTAAGGTAAGAACAGATGGCGAGATTCGCGATATTGTAAAGGGTATGAAACTGGACCGTTACAAAACCCATGATATTGAAATTGTAATAGACAGATTGGTCGTTAACGATACTATTGATAACGACAAAAGGCTAACCGAAACTATCAATACCGCCATGTATCATGGGGATGATGTACTTTTGGTCATTGACCAGGACACCAATAAATCACGCTACTTTAGTAGAAATTTAATGTGTCCGTCCTCAGGGATTTCATACCCAAATCCCGAACCCAATAATTTTTCGTTCAATTCGCCCAAAGGTGCCTGCCCTACCTGTAATGGTATTGGAGAGTTGTACAAGGTGAATATCGATAAAATTATTCCTGACGATTCGCTTTCTATTGCAAATGGTGCCATTGCACCTCACGGACCACAAAAGAGCAGCTGGATTTTTAAACAATTTGAAACCATAGCACAGCGTTTCAATTTTAAACTCACAGACCCTTATAAATCCATTCCGAAAGAAGCCAAAGAAATGATTCTTTATGGCGGTAAAGAAAAATTCTCTGTAGCCAGTAAATCGCTGGGGGTAACGCGTAACTATAATATCGATTTTGAAGGTGTAGCTAACTTCATCGAAAATCAATACAAGACCGCAGAATCTACATCTTTAAAACGATGGGCAAAGGATTATATGGATAAAATTAAATGTCCGGATTGTGAAGGTAGCCGTTTAAAAAAGGAATCGCTTTACTTTAAAATAAATAACAAAAACATTGCTGAACTCGCTAATACAGATATCGCTGAATTAGCAGATTGGTTTAATGATTTACATAACCACCTCTCGGAAAAACAGATAAAGATTGCTGAAGAAATACTCAAGGAAATTAAATCCAGACTTCAGTTCTTACTAGATGTTGGATTAACTTACCTTACGCTTAATAGAAGCTCTAAATCCCTATCTGGGGGTGAGGCACAACGCATTAGGTTGGCCACACAAATTGGTTCGCAATTGGTGGGCGTGCTCTATATACTGGACGAGCCCAGCATTGGTCTACACCAACGCGATAACGAAAAACTAATTAATTCTTTGGTTTCGTTACGCGATATTGGTAATTCTGTGATTGTCGTAGAACATGATAAAGACATGATAGAGCGTGCCGATTATGTAATTGATATAGGTCCTAAAGCAGGAAAACATGGAGGTGAAATTATTAGTATTGGTAATGTTAACGATTTAAAAACACACCATACATTAACAGCAGATTACCTTAACGGTACCAAAGCCATAGAAATCCCTAAAAAACGACGATCTGGAAACGGGAAGTTTTTGGAGTTGAAAGGGTGTACAGGCAACAACCTTAAAAACGTATCGGTTAAATTCCCATTGGGGAAAATGATTGGCATAACGGGTGTTTCAGGAAGCGGGAAATCAACTTTAATCAATGAAACCCTCTACCCTATTTTAAATGCTCACTATTTTAATGGCGTAAAAAAGCCAATGCCCTTTAAGAGTATTAAGGGCTTAGAACATATTGATAAAGTAATTGATATCAACCAATCACCAATAGGGCGTACACCAAGAAGTAACCCTGCAACATATACAGGAACCTTCAGCGAAATAAGAGCATTATTTGCTAAAACCCCTGAAGCTATGATTAGAGGTTACAAACCCGGACGTTTTAGCTTTAATGTAAAAGGTGGACGATGTGAGACCTGTCAAGGTGGTGGTTTACGTGTTATAGAAATGAACTTTCTACCCGATGTTTACGTAGAATGTGAAACCTGCCAAGGCAAACGTTTTAATAGAGAAACCCTAGAAATACGGTATAAAGGGAAATCGATTAGTGATGTATTGGAAATGACCATTAACGAGGCTGTTGATTTCTTTGAGCATATTCCAAAAATCTACAAGAAATTAAAGACCATTAAAGATGTTGGATTAGGCTATATCACACTTGGTCAACAAAGTACAACACTTTCAGGAGGTGAGGCACAACGCATAAAACTGGCTACCGAACTAAGCAAAAGAGATACAGGAAATACGTTTTATATCCTCGACGAGCCCACAACTGGACTTCACTTTGAAGATATTAGGGTGCTCATGCAAGTTTTAAACAAACTAGCAGACAAAGGTAATACTGTACTTATTATTGAACACAATTTAGATGTTATCAAAACCGTTGACCATATTATAGATATTGGCTACGAGGGCGGCAAAGGTGGCGGTCAAATTATAGTTGAGGGCACCCCAGAAGAGGTTGTGAAGCATAAAAAAAGTTACACTGCCAAATTCCTTAAAAAAGAATTACATTAG
- a CDS encoding DUF6796 family protein, whose product MKAKLFWIRILGISGILGGLILFAGDMLLYYDPVNMSLKQNMGNASDLRITASGVCALFATWFYMLGLGQVYYAFKHTKYVLRLSVTMLFGSILIAFGIVHGAFIAIATTAKLATEHSINIKDAAVLLSENINETIRHLFTLL is encoded by the coding sequence ATGAAAGCTAAACTATTCTGGATAAGAATTTTAGGGATTTCGGGGATATTGGGAGGGCTAATTCTATTTGCTGGTGATATGCTTCTGTACTATGACCCCGTTAACATGAGCCTAAAACAGAATATGGGAAATGCTTCGGACCTTAGAATCACTGCTAGTGGCGTATGTGCATTATTCGCAACTTGGTTTTATATGCTTGGATTAGGTCAAGTGTATTATGCTTTTAAGCATACAAAATATGTTTTAAGACTAAGTGTTACAATGTTATTCGGAAGTATTTTAATAGCATTTGGAATAGTCCATGGAGCTTTTATTGCTATAGCGACTACAGCCAAACTTGCTACAGAACACAGCATTAACATCAAAGACGCAGCAGTGTTACTTTCAGAAAACATAAATGAAACTATTAGGCATTTGTTTACCCTCTTGTAA
- the glmM gene encoding phosphoglucosamine mutase, with the protein MTLIKSISGIRGTIGGKVGNNLTPIDAVKFAAAYGAWLKQNRPNKENYRVVVGRDARISGNMIQELVMNTLVGQGIHVINVGLSTTPTVEVAVPMEHADGGVILTASHNPKQWNALKLLNEKGEFLDAVEGAKILDIAESGDVEFADVDSLGKITVNDAYIDLHIIEVLDLPLVTVKPIEEAGFKVVVDGVNSTGGIAIPLLLERLGVEVVKLYCEPNGHFPHNPEPLKEHLTDLSEAVKKHNADFGIVVDPDVDRLAFMDENGEMFGEEYTLVACADYVLSRTPGNTVSNMSSTRALRDVTEKYGGTYEASAVGEVNVVKLMKKNKVVIGGEGNGGIIYPESHYGRDALVGVALFLSLLAEKKMSVSALRKTYPNYFMSKKKIQLTPDLDVDGILNEIENRYNNEQLTTIDGVKIDFAESWVHLRKSNTEPIIRIYTEAKSQEEADNLADKFIEELGSLASS; encoded by the coding sequence ATGACATTAATAAAATCAATTTCAGGAATTAGAGGAACTATTGGAGGTAAGGTAGGTAATAATTTAACACCTATTGATGCCGTTAAGTTCGCTGCTGCATACGGTGCTTGGTTGAAACAAAACAGGCCAAATAAAGAGAACTACCGCGTAGTGGTTGGTAGAGATGCTCGTATTTCTGGAAATATGATCCAAGAATTGGTTATGAATACTTTGGTTGGTCAAGGTATACATGTTATTAATGTTGGTTTATCTACAACACCAACTGTAGAAGTTGCTGTACCTATGGAACATGCCGATGGCGGTGTTATTTTAACAGCTAGCCACAACCCTAAACAATGGAACGCTTTAAAACTTTTAAATGAAAAAGGAGAGTTTTTAGATGCAGTTGAAGGTGCTAAAATTCTAGATATTGCCGAAAGTGGAGACGTGGAGTTTGCAGATGTAGACAGCTTAGGAAAAATTACAGTTAATGATGCCTATATAGACTTACATATTATCGAAGTTTTGGATTTACCTTTGGTTACTGTTAAACCTATTGAGGAGGCAGGGTTTAAGGTTGTAGTTGATGGTGTTAATTCCACTGGAGGTATTGCTATTCCTCTATTGTTAGAGCGTTTGGGTGTAGAAGTGGTTAAGCTCTATTGTGAACCAAACGGACATTTTCCACATAATCCTGAACCTTTAAAAGAACACCTTACAGACCTATCGGAAGCGGTAAAAAAGCATAATGCCGATTTTGGTATTGTAGTAGATCCAGATGTAGATAGATTGGCCTTTATGGATGAAAATGGCGAGATGTTTGGAGAAGAATACACTTTGGTAGCCTGCGCGGATTATGTTTTGAGTAGAACACCAGGCAATACAGTAAGTAATATGAGTTCTACAAGAGCATTAAGAGATGTAACCGAAAAGTACGGTGGTACCTATGAGGCGTCTGCAGTAGGTGAAGTGAATGTGGTTAAACTCATGAAAAAGAACAAAGTGGTTATTGGTGGAGAAGGTAATGGTGGTATTATTTATCCTGAATCACATTACGGACGCGATGCTCTTGTTGGTGTGGCTTTGTTTTTAAGTTTACTGGCAGAAAAGAAAATGTCGGTTAGTGCATTGCGTAAAACCTATCCAAACTACTTTATGAGTAAAAAGAAAATCCAGTTGACACCCGATTTGGATGTTGATGGTATTTTAAATGAAATTGAGAATCGTTATAACAACGAGCAGTTAACAACGATTGATGGTGTTAAAATAGATTTTGCAGAAAGTTGGGTGCACTTACGTAAAAGTAATACCGAGCCAATTATTAGGATTTATACTGAAGCTAAATCACAAGAAGAAGCCGATAATCTTGCCGATAAATTTATTGAAGAGTTAGGGAGTTTAGCGTCAAGCTAA